The genome window TTTCGTGCCGGGCGCGGCATCCTTGTCCGCGCGCGGCAGAAGTCTTTGCAACCAGGAGTTCGCCATGACACGACTTCAAATCAACGGGCAGGCAAGGGACGTCGATGTTCCCGGCGAAACGCCGCTGCTGTGGACATTGCGCGACGAACTCGGCATGACCGGCACCAAGTTCGGCTGTGGCATGGCGTTATGCGGGGCGTGTACCGTACACATGGACGGTACGGCGATCCGCTCGTGCGTCACCCCTGTTTCGGCCGCGGCCGGTCATGCCATTGCCACCGTGGAGGGCATGGCGGCCGACCCCGTGGGCCGGGTCGTCCAGCAAGCCTGGATCGAAAACAACGTCGCCCAATGCGGCTATTGCCAGGCGGGCCAGATCATGGCCGCGGTCGGCCTGCTCAAGACCACCCCTGCTCCCACCGGGGAACAGATCGATGAGGCCATGAGCGGCAACATCTGCCGCTGCGGTACCTATCCGCGCATCCGGGCGGCCGTCCGGCAGGCTGCCAGCCGCCTGGTCAGGGGAGGCAAGTAATGGATACCTCCGTGCGATTCTCCCGGCGTGCGTTTCTCCAAGGCGGCCTCGGCGCGCTGACACTGGCCGTATCGACCCAAGGGCTGGTTACGGTCGCATGGGCCGCCGATTCCGGTCCGCAGAAGTACGGCGCCGACTCCATGCCAGGCGGCACGGTGGACGATCCGCTGGTCTTCGTCTCGATCGCGGTGGATGGCGTGGTCACCATCGTGGCGCACCGGGCCGAGATGGGCACGGGCGTGCGCACCAGCCTGCCCATGGTGGTGGCCGACGAAATGGAGGCGGACTGGGAACGCGTAAAGGTGGTGCAGGCCGAGGCCGACGAGACACGCTACGGCAATCAGAACGTGGATGGCTCGCGCAGCATGCGGCATTTCCTGATGCCCATGAGGCGTGTCGGGGCCGCCGCGCGCCAGATGCTCGAGGCGGCCGCCGCCGCGCGCTGGTCGGTACCCGTGGCCGAGGTCGAGGCCGTCCGGCACGAGGTCGTGCACCGGGCCACCGGTCGCCGCCTGGGTTATGGCGAGCTGGCGGCGGATGCGGCCAGGCAGCCCGTGCCCCCGGGGAAGGCGCTCAAGCTCAAGCGCCGTGCGGATTTCCGCTATATCGGCAAGGGCCGGGTCCGGCCGGTCGACCTGGAGGGCATAGGCCAGGGGCTGGCGATCTATGGCATGGACATGCGATTGCCCGGCATGGTCTATGCCGTGGTGGCGCGTCCGCCCGTGGTGGGCGGCAAGCCGCGCCGGGTGGACAGCAGCAAGGCGTTGGCCGTCCCCGGTGTGTTGAAGGTCGTGGAAATTCCCGTCTTCCAGGGCGCGCCGGCCTTTCTGCCGCTGGGCGGGGTGGCCGTGGTGGCACGCAACACCTGGGCCGCCGCGCAAGGCCGGGCCGCGTTGGATATCGAATGGGACGACGGGCCCAACGGCGCCTATGAGTCGGCCGACTACCGACGGGAGCTGGAGGCAGCCTGCCGCGTACCGGGGAAGGTGATGCGCAGCCAGGGGGACGCGGCGCGGGCCTGGACCAAGGCGCCCGAAGCCGAGCGCGTGGCGGCGGAGTACTACATCCCGCATCTGGCCCATGCGTCGATGGAGACGCCGGTTGCCACCGTGCGTATCCAGGGCGATCACGCCGAGGTCTGGACCTCCGTCCAGAATCCTGCCGCGGCCCGAGCCGCCGTGGCGGCGCGGCTGAAGTTCAGGCCGGAGAACGTCAAGGTCAATGTACTGCTGCTGGGGGGCGGTTTCGGCAGGAAGTCCAAGCCCGACTTCGTCGACGAGGCCGCCATC of Pigmentiphaga sp. H8 contains these proteins:
- a CDS encoding (2Fe-2S)-binding protein, with the protein product MTRLQINGQARDVDVPGETPLLWTLRDELGMTGTKFGCGMALCGACTVHMDGTAIRSCVTPVSAAAGHAIATVEGMAADPVGRVVQQAWIENNVAQCGYCQAGQIMAAVGLLKTTPAPTGEQIDEAMSGNICRCGTYPRIRAAVRQAASRLVRGGK
- a CDS encoding xanthine dehydrogenase family protein molybdopterin-binding subunit produces the protein MDTSVRFSRRAFLQGGLGALTLAVSTQGLVTVAWAADSGPQKYGADSMPGGTVDDPLVFVSIAVDGVVTIVAHRAEMGTGVRTSLPMVVADEMEADWERVKVVQAEADETRYGNQNVDGSRSMRHFLMPMRRVGAAARQMLEAAAAARWSVPVAEVEAVRHEVVHRATGRRLGYGELAADAARQPVPPGKALKLKRRADFRYIGKGRVRPVDLEGIGQGLAIYGMDMRLPGMVYAVVARPPVVGGKPRRVDSSKALAVPGVLKVVEIPVFQGAPAFLPLGGVAVVARNTWAAAQGRAALDIEWDDGPNGAYESADYRRELEAACRVPGKVMRSQGDAARAWTKAPEAERVAAEYYIPHLAHASMETPVATVRIQGDHAEVWTSVQNPAAARAAVAARLKFRPENVKVNVLLLGGGFGRKSKPDFVDEAAIVARAMPEGTPVKLVWMREDDIRHDYLHTVSVERLEAVIDRKGQVRSWLHRSAAPTIASLFTEGGKGQQLFESAMSAINMPYRIPNVRVETAEVPAHARIGWFRSVANIPHAFAAQCFIAELAHRAGRDHRQFALDLIGPARKIDPGSLADTWNYSESPERYPYDTGRLRAVIEAAARGAGWGRKLPAGHGLGLAFCYSFMSYTATVVEVAVDDKGEIRVLAVDMAMDCGPQINPERIRAQMEGGAVMGLSLALTGEITFEKGRVKQSNFHDYEVLRHDVSPRVIRTHLVNDNHDLPPGGVGEPPVPPVAPALCNAIFAATGKRVRSLPIRTVG